GTCGGTGATGTCCTGGCCGGCCGAGGTGGCGCTCCACGCGTAGTCCTGGCCGCGGCCGAGCTCGACGTAGAAGCTGAGCCCGGCGAAGGCGGCCCCCCGGGCACTGATGCCGGGGCCCTGGATCTCCTCCAGCATCAGCAGCTGGGGGGCGAAGTAGCCGGTCTGCGGTCCGAAGACGGCGACCGGGTGCCCGTCGTCGGTGTACCTGCCGGACACCACGAGGGCGTTGGACATACCGTGCCTGGCGGTCAGCAGGTTGCCCGGCAGGACGCCCGGGGACGCGGTGGGCGCCACCGAGGCGCCGGTGCCGGTGGCGTCCTCGATCATCGGCTCGGGGACGACCGAGCCGGCGTCCGGGATCGCGGCGCCCTGCGGGTTCGCGGGCGGCTGGGCGTACGGGAAGCGCTGTCCGTCGTGCAGGGTCTGCACCGCCTCGGGGTCGTCGGCCTCGCGCAGCGAGGACCACAGGGCGTCACCGGCGGCCGTGCCGTAGCGCGCCTCCGCGGCCGACCTGACCTGGGCGGAGGCGAGTTCACCGCCGCCGCCCGAACCGAACAGGGCGCCGATCACGGCGGCCAGCGCGACCAGGTCGGTGAGCTCGAAGTGGTCGATGCCGCCCGCGTTGGTGAACCAGTCGATGTGGCCGGTGAGATCGTACTCACCGGGGAACGTACGGGCCTGGTAGACCTTGTCGATGTAGGTGTTGATGCCGTCCAGGTAGGCCCCCGCGTCGGCCAGCGCCTGCTGCGCCCTGGGGCCGGTGCCGAAGGCGCCGTCGATCTGCTGCTGGAGCTCTGCCTCGGTGTACGGCGCGGCCTGCCAGAAACTCTGCTCCAGCTGACGGTTGGCGGCGGCTCCGCCCGCGAACCCGGAGAGTTGGCCCCGGCCGACGTGGCGGAACAGGTCCATCACCCAGAGCCGGTCCTGGGCGGCGGCGTACCCGGCGCCGTACTCGGTGCCGTAGCGGGTGGTGCCGGTGATGTGCGGGACGCCGGTGGCCTTGTCGCGGACGATGGTGACGTCCGGCCGGGGGCTGGTGCTGCTGGCCACCTGGGCGGCCGGCACGCCGAAGGAGGAGTCGTTGAAGAAGCTCCCCAGCTGGGCCGTGGTCAGGCCCGGGTAGGCCTGGGCGAGGGCGGCGTACGGGCCGAGCTGGTCGTCGGTGTGGGCGGGGCGGGTACCGAAGGCGCGGTTGCCGAGGATGTCCGCCAGGGTGGCGTTGCCGTTCTCGCCGGGCGGCAGGATGTCGTTGCAGCGGCCGCCGCAGTAGTCGGGCGCCGGGGCCGCGGCGGCGCCGGCCGTGGGGGCCGGGGCGGCGAGCGCGACGACCGTGGCGGCGACCGCCAGGAGGGCGGCGGCGCGCAGCCGCAGGCGGGCGGCCCGCGCGCGGGGCGGGGTCGGGCGGGGCGGGGTCGGGCGGGGCTCGGTCGGGTGGGTTGTCCTCGGCTGCATTCCTGCTCCTCGCGGCGCACTTCAGGACGGTTCGGCGGCGCCTTCGCGCTCGGGACGGGGCGTCCCGTGCGGGCGCCCGTCGGCGAGCCCCGGGCGGGCCTCCATGGGAGTGGGGCCCATGGAGGCCCGGGTGGGGGCGGGTGGGGGTCGGGTGAGTGCCGGGTGGGGTGGGTGAGGGTGGCCCGGGCCGGGAGCGGCCCGGACCCTGAGCGGTCAGCCGGTCAGGTTGGCCCAGCAGTCGGCCTCGCCGACGTGCGCCGGGTCCAGCGCGTGCCGGACCTCGTGCAGCACGACCGGGTCGACGGCCATCAGCACGTGGTCCGGGCTGTTCGCCGCACAGAGGTCCTGCACCAGCACGTTGTGCACGTCGGGACCGGTCAGTTCCTGGGTCCGATAGGGCGTCACCACCTCGTCGTAGCGGGTGATGATGTTCGTGTAGGAGACTCCGGGCATGGTGTCGCCGCCCGCGTCGAGCCGGGTCAGGACGTCCGAACCGACGACCTGGTCCGTGCAGGCGGGGCAGGCCGATCCGATGATGTCCAGCGCGCCGGGGATCGACCGGGCCAGCACGGCCAGACCGTCGAGGGTGGTGCCGTGGCTGCTCGGCGCGATGCCCACCAGGGTGTGCACCTTGGCCGCGCCGCCGTCGAACTTCAGGTAGTAGCGCGGCAGCAGACCACCGCCCTGGCTGTGGCCGACCAGGTCGGCCTTTCCCGCGGCGGTGGCGGCCAGCACCCCGTCCACGAAGGTGGCGAGCTGTCGGGCCGAGTCCGGAACGGGCCCGATCGCCCGCAGGATCGGAACGCCGGGCTGCTCACCGTACGTCAGGGCGAACACGCAGTACCCGTCGGCCTTCAGCGCGGGGGCGATGGTCAGCCAGTTGACCGAGCCGTCGGCGAAGGTCCCGTGCACCAGCACGACCGGCCGGGGGTGGGCCGGACTCGGCTTGCAGTTCCAGTCGTTGGCGCCGGGGACGAGAGGGGCGGCGAGCGCCTTGGCGGCGGTCACCGGATCGGTCCCGGCCGAGACGGCGGCGGCGGGGGCGACGGCGCCGTGGGCGGGGACGGCTCCGACCAGGGCGCCGGCGAGCAGGGTGCAGCCGGCGAGCAGCCGGGCGAGGGGGCGCCCGGAGCCGGATCCGACGGAGCCGGGTCTGCGGGAGGGGTGGCGTGCGGTTCTGGGCATGACTGTCCTTCGGGTGGGGGATCGAGGCATGCATGCACTCCGAGGCGGAAAAGCGCCTACGCATCGGTAAGTTACCCAGGAGTCAGAACCTTGGCCAGACTTCGCGCACGGCTTTTGCCGCGTCCATCTCAAGTCCGCGAGGGCCGGCCCGACCCGCCGGGCCGGACCCGCCCTTCCGCTCCGGCGTGCCCGGACGAAAGGATGAGCACCGGGTGGGAACGCTCCCATCCGGAGGTGGACCGCACCGGCAGCCCCTGCCCACCGAAGGAGAGAACCCGATGACCACGCACCTCACCAGCGCGATCACCACCGCGATCACCACCGAGGGCCCCGTCGCCGTCCGCGGCGCGCTCGACCTGGAGCGCACCCCGGACGGGTTGCAGCCGCACCGGCTGCCCCCCGCCGCCCGCGCGCAGTTCCCCGACGAGTACATCGGCATGGTCGAGGCCCAGCCCTGCGGCGTCCGGCTCGCGTTCCGCACCGCGTCGGCCACCGTGGAGCTGGAGGCCCGTCCGACCAGGATCGTCTGGTCGGACGGCTCGCGGGGCCCCGACGGCGTCTACGACCTGCTCGTCGACGGCCGGCCGGTGCGGCGCGCCGGCGTCGTCGGCGGCGGGGACGTCATGGCGGTGGACGCGGACGGCCGCACGCGGACCACCCCCGGGCCGGCCGGCCGGGCGCGCTTCACCGGCCTCGGCGAGGCGATGAAGGACGTCGAGATCTGGCTGCCGCACGCCGAGCGCACCGAGCTGATCGCCCTGCACACCGATGCGCCCGTGCACTCCCCCGCACCCGCCGCCGGCCCGGTCTGGCTGCACCACGGCAGCTCGATCAGCCACTGCACCGAGGCGGACGGCCCCACCGACACCTGGCCGGCCGTCGCCGCCGCCCGAACCGGCGTCCAGCTGGTCAATCTGGGACTGGGTGGCAACGCCCTGCTCGACCCGTTCACCGCCCGCGCCATCCGGGACACCCCGGCCGACCTGATCAGCCTCAAGCTGGGCATCAACCTGGTCAACACCGACGCGTTCCGGCTGCGGGCCTTCGGGCCGGCCGTGCACGGCTTCCTGGACACCGTCCGGGACGGCCACCCGGACACCCCGCTGCTGGTGGTCTCCCCCATCCTCTGCCCGGCCGTGGAGGACTCCCCCGGCCCCACCGTCGCCGACCCGGACTCCCCCACCCTGCGGTTCGTCACCCTCGGCACCCCCGCCGACCTCGCGACCGGCCGGCTCAGCCTCAACGTGATCCGCCGGGAGCTGTCCGCCATCGTGGCGAGCCGCGCGCGGCACGACCGCCACCTGCACTACCTGGACGGCCGCGAGCTCTACGGGCTCCGGGACTTCGCCGAGCTGCCGCTGCCGGACGGCCTGCACCCCGACACGGCGGGCTACCGCCTGATGGGCGAACGCTTCGCGAGCCTCGCCTTCGGCCCCGGTCGCGCGTTCGCGCGGACGCCCGCCCCGGCCCGCTGAGGTGCGGGGCCGCGCCCCCGGAGGGCTCGCCCCGCGGGCGGCGCGGCGTCCGGCAGCGGCCCGGTCAGTGCGGCCGCACCTCGGCGCCGCAGCGCGGGCACCGCGTGGGCGGCGCGGCGTCCAGCACCGCGTCGCAGTCCGGGCAGAGCCGGTTCAGCCAGCAGGGCGCCTCGCCGCCCCCGGTGTCCGGCGCTCGCCCGGTCGCGTCCTCGCCCTCGTCCGTCATGACGTCACCCTACGGTCGGGCGGTGGCCCGGCGCAGCCGCCCCGGCCGGCGGTGCCGGCCGGGCCCGGCCCGGCTCCGCTCGGGGCCCGCTGCGCTCCCGTCGCGACCCCGTCGCGACCCCGTTCCGGCCCGGGTGTCGCCGGGAGCGGTGGGCGCGCGCGGCCCGGAGTACCGTGGAACGAACCGAGGGTCACACGCACCGGCGGCCGGACCGGCGGGCGCCCTCGGCCGGTGGGCCGGTCGGCCGGGTCGCCGGTGGCGGATCTCCGGGAGCGGAGGCGGGCAGGCATGGTCATCGGTCGCGAGGCCCCCTACCGGCCGCGCCGCCCGCTCGACGACCGGCGGCCCCGGATCGGGCGGCGCAGGACGGACGGTCGCGATGCACGTGCGGGACGACGCGCAGGAGAGCCCGATCGGAGCGGTCGGGCGGGTCACCGTCTCCATCCCGCCGGACGGGCCCGGCGAGGTGCTGCTGCCGCTGCGCGGCGGGAGCGAGTCCTTCGCCGCGTGGTCCGAGCAGCCGATTCCCCGCCACGCGCAGGTCATGGTGGTCGAGCGCACGTCGGCGCGGTCCGTCGTCGTGGTGCCCTTCCCCTCCCCGTAGTCCCCGGTACCGAGGCCGCCGTCGACCGGCGTCCGTCGAGGAGGCCGTGATGTTGTTCTGGCACGTTCCGGCGCCGAACGAGGCGCTGTTGATCTCAGGGTCCAAGCGGCAGGCGCAGGACACCCAGTTCCGGATCGTCACCGGTCACGGCAGTTTCGTGATGCCGGTCAAGCAGAAGGCCCGGATGCTCTCGCTGGCGCTGCGCGAGGCCGAGATCACCGAGGACTGCGTGACCCAGCAGGGCATCCGTCTCAACGTCCGCGCCGTGACGGTGTTCAAGGTGGGCGACGACTCGGTGTCGATCGCCAACGCGGCCCGTCGCTTCCTGGCCGAGCAGGAGAAGATGGAGGAGCTGGTGGGCCGCATCTTCGCCGGACACCTGCGCTCCATCATCGGCGGCCTGACCGTCGAGCAGATCATCCGGGAGCGCGACCGGGTCGCCCAGGAGGTGAAGGAGGGCAGCCACAGCGAGATGGAGAAGCTCGGCATCGTGGTCGACGCCCTGCAGATCCAGGAGATCGGGGACACCACCGGCTACATCGACAACCTCGCGGCCCCGCACGCCGCCGCGGTGGCCAGCCGGGCCCGGATCGCGCAGGCGAAGGCCGACCAGGAGGCGACCGAGCGGGAGCAGGAGGCGGCCGCCCTCAAGGCCCAGTACGAGCGGGACACCGCGATCAAGCGGGCCGGGTTCGTCGCCGAGACCGAGCAGGCCAACGCCCGGTCCGCGCAGGCCGGGCCGCTCGCGGAGGCCCGGGCCTCCCAGGAGGTCGTCGAGCAGCAGACCTCCCTGGCGCAGCGGCACGCCGATCTGGCGGCGCGGCGGCTGGAGGCCGAGATCCGGCGGCCGGCCGACGCCGAGGCGTACCGTCAGCGCACCCTGGCGGAGGCGGCCCGGGACCGGGTGCGGTTCGAGGCGGACGCCGCCGCGTACGCGGAGCGGACGACCGCCGAGGCGTGGGCGGTCGCCGCGACCGCGCGGGCGGGGGCCCTGCGGGGCGGCAACCAGGAACTGATCGCGGCCAACCGGGTGATCGAGAACCTCCCGTCGCTGGTCGACGCGGCCGCCCGGGGCCTGTCCGGCTCGAACCTGACGGTGCTCAACGGCACCGAGGGCGTGAACCAGCTGGCGGCCGGCCTGGTCGGTCAGGGCATGGCCGTTCTCGACGCCGTCAGGAAGTCGACCGGTCAGCAGTCGACCGGTCAGCAGCGGAAGGCCACCGCGCCCAACGGCGACCACACGATCCGGCACACCTTCCGACCCGTCCACGGCGGCTGAGCGCCCCGGCGGGTCGGCGCGCGGCCGTCCCGCCCCGGCACGCGGCCGCCCTGCCCCGTCCCGCCCCGGCACGCGACCGCCCTGCCTCAGCGCACGGTCAGCGTGCCGTGCATGTAGGTGTGGATGCTGCAGATGTAGGGGTAGTCGCCCGGCTGCGTCGGTGCGGTGACCGTGGCCGTGCCGCCGGCCGCGATCACGCCGGTGTCGAAGGAGTTGTCCTCGGCGGTGAGGGTGTGCGAGCTGTTGTCGGTGTTGTTCACGGTGACCGTCGCCCCGGGGGCCACCGTGATCGCGACCGGCTTGAATGCGAAGTCCTTGATCGTCACGGTGAGGGAGTCGCCGGCCACGGGCGAGGACTCGGTGGCCGTGGCCGAGCCGGAGGGAGCGGCGGTGGAGGCGCTCGCCGAGGCCGAGGCGGATGCGGAGGCAGAGGCAGAGGCCGTCGCGGGCGCCGGCGTGCTGGGGCTGCTCGGGCTGCTGGAGCAACCCGCGAGGGCCAGCAGCAGGGAGCAGGCGGCGACCGCCGGGGCGATCCGCCGGTGGCGGTGGGTGGTACGCGGCATGGTGGTCGTCCGGCCTTTCCGGTCCCGCCCGCCGGTGGCCGGGCGCAGGCGCCCAGCCTCTCGCGCGGGTGCCGACCCGCCCGGGAGCCCACACCCGGCCGGGCCCCGGCTCACCCGTGCGGGCGAGCCGCTGCGCTCCCGTACGACCGTACGGCCCCGGCCGCCCGCCGACGGCGCCGTCAGGGGCCCGAGTGCTCCGGCAGCGGCTGCTCGGACCAGATGGTCTTGCCCTCCCGCTGGTAGCGGGTGCCCCAGTCGGTGCTGAGCTGCATGACGATGAACAGCCCCCGGCCGCCCTCGTCGGTGCTGCGGGCCTGCCGCAGGTGCGGCGCGGTGTTGGTGTGGTCGGAGACCTCGCAGATCAGTGTGCGGTCACGGATCATGCGCAGCTGGACGGTGCCCCTGCCGTAGCGGATCGCGTTGGTGACCAGTTCGCTGACGATGATCTGGGTGCTGTAGTCCAGGTCGTCCAGGCCCCAGGCGGCCAGCTGGCGTCCGGCCA
The sequence above is drawn from the Kitasatospora sp. NBC_00315 genome and encodes:
- a CDS encoding cupredoxin domain-containing protein, encoding MPRTTHRHRRIAPAVAACSLLLALAGCSSSPSSPSTPAPATASASASASASASASASTAAPSGSATATESSPVAGDSLTVTIKDFAFKPVAITVAPGATVTVNNTDNSSHTLTAEDNSFDTGVIAAGGTATVTAPTQPGDYPYICSIHTYMHGTLTVR
- a CDS encoding GDSL-type esterase/lipase family protein: MTTHLTSAITTAITTEGPVAVRGALDLERTPDGLQPHRLPPAARAQFPDEYIGMVEAQPCGVRLAFRTASATVELEARPTRIVWSDGSRGPDGVYDLLVDGRPVRRAGVVGGGDVMAVDADGRTRTTPGPAGRARFTGLGEAMKDVEIWLPHAERTELIALHTDAPVHSPAPAAGPVWLHHGSSISHCTEADGPTDTWPAVAAARTGVQLVNLGLGGNALLDPFTARAIRDTPADLISLKLGINLVNTDAFRLRAFGPAVHGFLDTVRDGHPDTPLLVVSPILCPAVEDSPGPTVADPDSPTLRFVTLGTPADLATGRLSLNVIRRELSAIVASRARHDRHLHYLDGRELYGLRDFAELPLPDGLHPDTAGYRLMGERFASLAFGPGRAFARTPAPAR
- a CDS encoding penicillin acylase family protein, producing the protein MQPRTTHPTEPRPTPPRPTPPRARAARLRLRAAALLAVAATVVALAAPAPTAGAAAAPAPDYCGGRCNDILPPGENGNATLADILGNRAFGTRPAHTDDQLGPYAALAQAYPGLTTAQLGSFFNDSSFGVPAAQVASSTSPRPDVTIVRDKATGVPHITGTTRYGTEYGAGYAAAQDRLWVMDLFRHVGRGQLSGFAGGAAANRQLEQSFWQAAPYTEAELQQQIDGAFGTGPRAQQALADAGAYLDGINTYIDKVYQARTFPGEYDLTGHIDWFTNAGGIDHFELTDLVALAAVIGALFGSGGGGELASAQVRSAAEARYGTAAGDALWSSLREADDPEAVQTLHDGQRFPYAQPPANPQGAAIPDAGSVVPEPMIEDATGTGASVAPTASPGVLPGNLLTARHGMSNALVVSGRYTDDGHPVAVFGPQTGYFAPQLLMLEEIQGPGISARGAAFAGLSFYVELGRGQDYAWSATSAGQDITDTYAVPLCTPDGSPVTLAADAYLLHGACTPMERLERKNSWSPTTADATAAGSYTLVMNRTAYGLVSARGTVGGRPVAFTSLRSTYRHEADSIVGFQMLNDPGAVHDPASFQQAAQNINYTFNWFYADSAHTAYYNSGSNPVRADGVDPGLPVLAQPAYEWQGFDPAANTARYTPPAEHPQSVDQDYYISWNNKQAGGVAPAGFGNGSVHRGDLLDDRVKALVGSGAKVGRVALVQAMEGAAVADLRAEDVLPELLRVIGGAPVTDPAQAAAVQKLTSWQAAGDRRRETSAGSHTYADADAIRILDAWWPLLAQAEFRPGMGDGLFAALTGALQINESPSGGQTGPVAGGAVSANESVPHKGSAFQYGWWSYVDKDLRAVLGEHVAGPLARPFCGGGDPAACRQAVLTSLGQAAAQTPAQVYPGDADCSAGDQWCADTIIQRPLGGVTDAKTTWQNRPTYQQVVQFQSHR
- a CDS encoding SPFH domain-containing protein, with translation MLFWHVPAPNEALLISGSKRQAQDTQFRIVTGHGSFVMPVKQKARMLSLALREAEITEDCVTQQGIRLNVRAVTVFKVGDDSVSIANAARRFLAEQEKMEELVGRIFAGHLRSIIGGLTVEQIIRERDRVAQEVKEGSHSEMEKLGIVVDALQIQEIGDTTGYIDNLAAPHAAAVASRARIAQAKADQEATEREQEAAALKAQYERDTAIKRAGFVAETEQANARSAQAGPLAEARASQEVVEQQTSLAQRHADLAARRLEAEIRRPADAEAYRQRTLAEAARDRVRFEADAAAYAERTTAEAWAVAATARAGALRGGNQELIAANRVIENLPSLVDAAARGLSGSNLTVLNGTEGVNQLAAGLVGQGMAVLDAVRKSTGQQSTGQQRKATAPNGDHTIRHTFRPVHGG
- a CDS encoding esterase/lipase family protein, which translates into the protein MPRTARHPSRRPGSVGSGSGRPLARLLAGCTLLAGALVGAVPAHGAVAPAAAVSAGTDPVTAAKALAAPLVPGANDWNCKPSPAHPRPVVLVHGTFADGSVNWLTIAPALKADGYCVFALTYGEQPGVPILRAIGPVPDSARQLATFVDGVLAATAAGKADLVGHSQGGGLLPRYYLKFDGGAAKVHTLVGIAPSSHGTTLDGLAVLARSIPGALDIIGSACPACTDQVVGSDVLTRLDAGGDTMPGVSYTNIITRYDEVVTPYRTQELTGPDVHNVLVQDLCAANSPDHVLMAVDPVVLHEVRHALDPAHVGEADCWANLTG